Part of the Carassius carassius chromosome 20, fCarCar2.1, whole genome shotgun sequence genome, gTCAGTAGCTTGGTGGTAATCATGTAATTTATTCAcagacaattggttgattgtGTTAAGACTTCTacatcccagggaacacatgttaggagaaaattggtagcttgaatgcagtgtaagtcgctttggataaaaagcgtctgctaaatgcatacattttatttttcatttaattttaattaaaattttaacattCAGAAAAGCTGTGTTCATTTGTGACGATTATGATGTGTAAGAATTATAAACTTCTGTTCATCCCACAGTTTAATTTCCACAATAATCCAAAATCCAATGGAAAATCATATTGGGTTTTTGTCAAGGGTACAAGGGTGATGCTAACTTccgggttggcctacaaaaacaAGAACATCATCACCGCACCACTCAACTGCTAACCATATCAGAGCTGACATGATGTGTATCCCAAATCACCATTTCAGGTGGACTTGTGTGccgtttagatgttttttttttttactactttcaTATTAAAAAAGATCTTCCTCAACATAGCCTACTGCTAACTATGAAATATAATTGTGTATTGTTAATGGGGTATGTTCAAAAAGTCATCAAAGCCTACATTTAGATATTAGACTTTCACACAGTTTGCTTTAATTCCTGATTTATTAAGCCTTATCTGGTTAATTCTAGATGAATGACACATGACGATGACCTCACTGCTCTCTGTTCGTTCACAGCCATTTCCTCATTGCCCTGAACTGATGCAGGGTTTTTATAAGAGAAAACTTATAATGACTCAACATTTCTACTTGTCTGTAACACCAAATTTTATCATTAGATGAAAATAAGATGCCAGTAAAAACCAATGACTGAATTGTGGttagacatttaaaataattggatTGGATTGTCAGCATGAAGCAAACCAGTTCAGAGGGATTGCGAAAAGCAGGGGAAAGGTCAAAGTTTGGGTGTGGGCTGAAACTCACTGAGAAAGGAGGGCCGTTCATCTGGGTTGGTGGTCCAGCCGCAGGTCATGAGGTTAATGAGGGTCTCTCGGCTGGGGATGTCTGCTGACAGACTGTCCAGGCCCGTGTCGGGTCGCGATCCACGGAGAACGCTGAACATGATCTGCATGGGATTGGTGGCCTCTGCTCACAGAGAGAACAAGAGGAAAGCGTTAGAGAACTGAGGAATGTTGCCTGGAAAGACGCGCTGCTGCAGTTTATGAAATGGAGGAGGAAGTGTCAATGAGAGAAAATCTGTGTCATcgtttttttttgtatcaaaaaCATGACACAGCAAAATGGGCTTAGTGTTGATTCTGACTTCACTGGTTGCTGTGTTAGTTTCAAATACTAGTATAGTTTATCAacgttttgaattagtttttatttttatattttagttgaagttttactaattttgttgtacttttttacattttttatatataaaaaaaaacaatagtttcgttttagttttagtcattttagtacatcaagttaaactaaatgaaaatgagaaattttgccagttacactttagtttagggaccaactCTCAAAATTAActaattgcttattagcatgcttgTTACTAGCACATTAGCAgtttattagcacttataaagcTCATATTAATACCTTtttctgcatgagcatattctagatcccttaatccaccaCATACCtaaatttaaaggggtcctatcatgctttttcactttttcaactttagttagtctgtaatattgctgtttaagcataaaaaaagatctgcaaagtaacaaagctcaaagtccacttcaaaggaaatattttatttagcagaaatcacttttcaaaaactataacGAACGACTCATGTGGACTACAACGCAAATTTTCCGTGATTTTTGATATCACAAATACtgacggctgaaggtctggaagccatggcagctttcattggccaaggcccgcccatgaggccatgtgaccgacatgtcaaacaaacaatcacagttcgtttcatttAGCGGCACGTTTCGGGGCATGGAAATGTCAcaacaataacagaccggtgtgaaaaactcatattttaaagattctatgctgcaaaattttaatatttcacaaaatccagcatttatttgatcctgataagcactcgGGTTTGGCGCCacagtatctttgtttccagacaGAACGTTAACGAACTCAACCCACACGTCTCCCGGAAATCCtatagaattcaaccaatccaatgacgacttcgacactcctgatgTGTTTCCACTTATTTATCACATATTCATCATGGgagtgacgtctgaggctgagactaagtTAAGCTGCAccagagaaggcaacgagtgttttatcactatgtcggagacacgctagctttcccaagACAGATGAACTTAGACTGGTTACAATCATCTGGGTTTAAATCGCGCTCAAACTGATTTGTTTTTCtggcaatatttacactgaagctctcAAGCAACTGTGGTAAGGGCAAGACATTTCCTGACCAGGCGCAGAGagctgccaatcacaacacacactgggacggctaaccaatcacagcacatctaGTAATTCAGAAGGCGGGCCtccatttgatacaggaactatttgaGCCGTTCATGCCAGACTAGGGAGAGAGatgttgtaataatataaaatatgtgaaaaataatgtgtttttgaacagcCTAGTATAAGAgtctgttctagtacacccccaaaataAAATCCAAGACATTCTAAAAGAGCATACTAGGACCCCTTTAACAAACACCTAACTAATTATAAATAAGCAGCAAAGGAGTTTACTGTGGTGGAATCTTTGTTAATAGTTAGTTACCAGAGAGAATCGGCCCCCAAACTAAAGAGTGACCGCTTTGCCTtgtcaactagctgaaataaaatcagattatgtttttttttttttctttttctttagttaatatttattttatttgaaggttttttttttttttttacagttttagttGTTGCTGTTTGTCCTATACGTGTTATACTGAATAAAATAAGCAGAGAAAACTCAGAGTATTGTAGTACAGTATTTCATCCATGTCAAAGACTGATATTAGTTTTCATGATACAAAATAGTCCCATTGTTACATATGTCAATATTAAACATCTTCACCACAAGCACAGTGATGCACAAATTAGGAAATATGCTTTGTTGTCTTAAAACACACAAAGAGAAGAATCGGCTCTTAAATCAAAGTAATTTAAACCCCAAATATAATTAGTATCAAACATGAATAAATCTAAAATGACCCTACGTATCTTGGCTGAAgttttagcatgttttattaaaatgctttgAAAAGACTTTTCATTTGACTGTTGATAAAAATGTCATACAATCGAactgtaaacatttatatatttgtgctTTATTAAGAAAATTCTCAGAGAACTGATAATCAGATTCATGAACGTTTTTTTAAACCAGTTCACTAGATTCACAGAAAAGATCTGATTGAAAAGAAtgctttgttcacttttttcaaGAGTGTAACATTTTTCAGAATGTAACATAAGACTTGTGAACTATGTGACTCACATagacacatacatttttctctaaTTCATGATGGACCCTACCTTCATACGGTATCCGTCTTGAAAGCACTTCCCACATGATGATGGCGTAACTGAAAAAGGAAGCACAGAACAGATGAGAGAACGGTTTCACTGCTGCATCCACATCTGGCAATCCCCCTTTGGAGATAAAACACACACTGTCCTATCTGTGTAATAATTTCAACATGCCCTCTGACTAAGATCTCAAAACCTCAGGGACGCTGGCAGGTTGACATTTAGTTTCTAAACCACTTCCCTTTTTTTGACCATAGCAGTTAAGGACAAAATAAAGGCCTCTTTAATGGGTAGTTTTGGTGAGCTATGATTAAACCcagaaactgttaaaaaaaaaattatgtttcccAGCCTCTCTCTTTGTCCTGAAAAATTAGGAAAGTATTTTATAATTTCCAATATCCTGTCCTGCTATATTCCTCCCTCCCAATCAAAGAGTTTGCACATCTGTTAATCAatgaatttccatgacttttcacTTGTGCCTTGGATAAGGATTTTATAGATTTCTAGacgataaaatatattttagaggaAAGAATAACtagaaaaaatgtttcattttttttccagGCCTGGAAAACACTTTATAAAGGAGACATCGGATgccaagttgatatgattctttagggtcttaatgaaaagtctgtaacatagtttagttaaaatttctcaatggtactgaaaaaaaaaaaaaaaaaattttttaccccctcaaaaacagctcttttcagagcaatcTGTTTTCTTGCATGCCACTTTAAATGTTAATAAGGTCTGCTGACCCCACCCATTTCTTTCAAGCTACTCTCTGAGccactgtttactttagccgcattcatTGCGAAACTTGCTAATTAGATCAAGGGcgcattcccttcagaaacaaatgtatCCACTGTGTCTTGAGCGGCTCAGATATCAGAAGTAAATGACGAGTGCTATGTTCATTataacatccaacaacaaaacacctcaatcgcttGGGAGACATCCTGCTCCTGTGGTGAAACTGATAACAgttcactcagggcgggtctgagGTAAaacaccagtccagtctgtgctgaaacacttctgtcaatcaaactattgtgGGAGGGGCATGTCTGTGTGATCTCATgaagacaggcatctgagattggtcgatttgagaaaggggaaattatttaacgagaaaaaataaaaataaaacactgggtggatcttAAACATTAAAGGTTGGATGGGTgaacacacactgccaacacacatttcagttcaaacaacctGTAAAAGTGCGTGctgcatctgatgacccctttaaatttttCTGACATTTCCCTCATCTGACAGGAATTTTGCTGAGTCAGCAATAGACTCGGGCCATGGTGCAATAAGGACATCTAAACGTTTTAAGGGGATGCCCCCTCAAGAAAATACAGGAACTGAGAGAGAGCagtacattaaaagcaaatagtTGAAATAATTTGCAAAACAAGAAGTTCCTCCATCCGGTCAAAACTGGAAGCTTTATCAAATCTACAGAAACTGACCTGTACATGTCATATTTGACATCAGCTCTGCGGTTTTTGGAAGGTTCGTACTCCTCAGGTGGCATATAGATGACCGTGCCTCCCATTTCGGCAGGTTTGGAGCTGGACCCTTTAGTGATCGAGAGCTGGCGCCATTTAGATAAGCCAAAATCAGCGATCTATTCACAAACACAGATATATAAGATGCACATTAGATGCACTATTATCAAGTTGCTTATTAGAGTTTACAGaagcaaaaatgatagttaatggTCACTAAATAgagagaattggtccccaaactgaAGTGTGACCAAATATATTACatactttcaaaatatatgctaATTAAtggttgaattaaaaaaaaaaaaggttttcaatggtgtctgtcaagatacaaaaatggCACCACTGTACTACATTCACCACCATTTCCAacccttgtttttttttactgttttgcaaaACAACAGACAAAATGTTGTGCTAGCATTTCCAATCACAATAAAAGAAGACATACATTTTAAAGGCTGCAATTCAAGACTTTTTAGTgaacaacaactaaaaaaaatgtcAGTCAACTCCTCATGCAAAGCAATTCTATGGCTTTAAAAAACTTGAATTACAGCACTTCcatgatacttttatggtgcaTGTGTCATTTCTGAAGCTTTAGAGCTCCAGCCCTAAGTTAAAGAGTGACCCGTACATTATTGAAAATATATCCTGTTTCACAGAATTAAGTCAATTCACAGTCAAAGTAAGGTTGAATTTACATTACAGTGAGTAAATTATGGTGAAACTTTCATTTTGGGgctaactatccctttaaagtagtATAAAGGTTTACAGACCTACCAGAGACAAAATAATGAACAGTAATGTTTTCTTTCCAAATCCATATAAGTGATGACATgttaaggcataattcaaaagtATGAGTATTTACATTCAAATACTTCAGTAACTGCTTTCATTTGTAAGTTCCAGGAAACTAGATCTACAAATGCATCCAAACACATGTGAAAGTGTAATAAAATGGGGTACAGAGACATCTTCAAGCAGACCTTAACATGGTACTCCCCATCCATCAGGATGTTCTGAGTTTTAAGGTCATGGTGCAGAAGGGGTGGTGTCATGTTGTGAAGGAAGTTTACTCCTAAAGCGATCTCATAAAGAATACGCAGCCTCAATGGCCAGGCCACCGCTGGGTACATATCTTTCTGTAACGGAAGAAGTCAAGATTCAAAAACCTTTATGCCCTAAAGCAGAAAGTGAAACTGCGCTTTACTCAAACTCAAAGTGAACTGTTACACTAATACTACCAGACTAAATGAAGTATGTCATGTAAAAGGAATGCTGTTTGTACATTCATACCTCATGCAGGAGCTCGTCCAGTGATCCATTGGTCATGTACTCGGTCACAATGCAGAAGAACTCGGGCTCATTACAAACCCCAAAGATCTGGATGATGTGGTTAAATCGAGCTTTGTGAAGCACCTCAGCTTCCTTCAATAAACAGTTCCTCTCCCTGAAAAAAGATGAATGGGCTTCTCTGTCAGACAATATCATGAAATGCAGTATAAGTTATTAACTGCCAGGTTTCCCACAGTTTTTGACCAATTAATTTACACAAACTGTTCATTTATGCCTTGCATTATCCATTCTGCCATGAACTTCGTTCAGTTAAAATCTTGACATATTGGAACAGTTCATAAATTAggatacttttatggtgcttcaGTTTCCTTTTTAAAGGCTAAAGAGTATATTCAAAGTATATTACGGTAAATATTAACATACACAATATTATCATCATTAGCATCATTTCTCACCTCccagacttttgttcatctttcgAAAACACAAATTAACAGATTTTCAATGAAACCAGCTTAACGTCACCCAAAACtcttgcattttaaaaaaaagttaataaaattgGATTCATATGGATAACTTTTACAATTTCTTCACAATGTTATTTGTGTTTCGATGATGAACAAAAGTCCTAAATGAGTTAAAAATGATGACAAACTATCACTGAGAGATAGAGGCCAACATAGATGCTCATTTGCCCCACTTGTAACATTAATTATCCAATTTAGGATGATTCTGGAAAAATAAAATCTCTAAAAACATAGATAAACGTTATGATACAGCTATTGTCTTTAAATTATCCTTtagtgctcaacagaagaaaaaattataaaatacaaatacacaagtAAAAGATGACATCTTCAAGTGAACTATTACcttaagttttcatttaaatattttcatttttatttatttttttcacttctttACATGTCTTTTTCAGATCTGGAAATGACATCCCATGACATTTCCAGGTTTTTCATGATCTTAGAAACTTCTCAGCTGTAACTCGGTGCTTATTATCACAAAACAGACAGCGTTTGTCCCAAAATAGCTCGTGGCCCACCACATTCAAACGTCGTCTCGAACATACAGTACCTTTAAAGCAAACTGTTTGACCGCATACTTAATGTATGTACGTAAGTGCTGCATAGTAGTTCAGATCAGTGACCTTTCTAAAAACCTGCAACAACCAGCATTTGTGGCCATACCAGACATAAACCATCAGAGCGCATAAAAGCCCAGCAATCATCGTGCATTTAAGCGAATAAGGAAGAAAACTCACCTCTCACCAACCGGTGAATCCAGTTTCAAGCACTTGATCGCCACCTTGGTGCGCCAGTCGCTGTGCTGCGCCCTGAACACGGTCCCGAAGCCTCCTTTACTGATGTAGTGCAGGTCCGTCAGTTTCCGGTATGGGATCACCGGTAAGGTGCTGGTGAGACTGCAGATGTTGACGCAGCCGGTGTGCTCCATGTTTGAGAATATTATGAGACGAGACGGGGCCCGTTCAGCTTCAGTGGAAAGGAGAACTGAAAGCGCGCTGCTACTGCTTAAAACCCTCACAGATAGAGACAATAACGAACTCACATGTTGTGAATGCGGTCTAATCCACACTACCAAGAGACAGGCGGTTAGGGGATCAACGTTACtaatttatgtaataaaaatatcCCTGGAAAAGGAATGTTTCCTACGGATCGCGCTTGGAGACACGCCCCCAATCCGAACAACGCATTTTATATCATGCCATAAAACAAACTGCAAATGACCgccaaaatcaaataaaatcacagCAGTTTGACATTTATCGATTACGAGGCGTAGTGGTGGTGGTGGCTGAGCGCTCGGTAAATATTTCGCAGGTGCGTGAATGAGTGGGTCGGACTAAAAcagcaacgttttgttttgtgtgtgtgtgtgtgtatgtaaccACCCGTGTAGTCCCGCCCTTGACATGGGGATAGATGAATGACATCTCAACTAGCCAATCGTAGACGACTTATAAACCCGTGCAGCAAATCCTGTCGTAGGGGGCGGGATTTCTCGGAACACAGgtagggaaaaaaaacaacaacaacgccGATCACACGACGACTTTGACTTCAGCTTCCAGTTGTCGACGGGTTCCaccttttaattttattaaaaatatattttttggggggggaacATTCACCAGACCTGAAGACTGTGACGTGTGAACAGCttttttgtatataattatttttgttgttattaagcGTATAATAACTTTTACACATAACTCATAACTTTTCAAACTGAAAATATCATTAACTGGACCTTTGCTGTGAAATTTTATACACGATACACAGTTTCGACTGCTAgcgtgtttgttcatttatttgtatgtttataaCAGTTcagttaaatataatatagttaGGCTATGTATAGTGTTTAATCGTCCACGATTTTGAATTTCTTTGAACTGTTTAAAATGGTCAAAGACGTCGGTCTGACGTGTGCGTACGTTTTTGGCCCATGCAGGCTTCCTGGGTTATTCCAGTATGATGTAAAAGGGAATTCCCAAGAGATTTTTCCTCACTCACACTAATATGGCACTGCATCCTGCCTGTTATATATACAAAAACAGAAACTCAAAGAAATGTATGCCGACTTGTAATAGAAAAATTCCTTCCTCATGTAATCTACTTTGGCTATAGTTCTGGGTTCAGTGATGATAACTAGCTGTCATGCAGAGGATGGAGATGATTTTCGTGGTAACAGGAAGTGTTTTTGCTCTTGGCAAAGTGGCAGAGGAAGTATCTGAGTTACATTATTGCTCATTCTGTTAATGGTGATTATAGTGCCAAAAACAACCAAGGATAGTACTGGAAATGCAGTGTACAGGAGTAAGTTAtttggtattatatatatatatatatatatatatatatatatatatatatatatatatatatatatatatatatatattgtggaagAAAGAATGCCAATCTTACAATATGAGATTTGAAACACCCAGCTATAAAACTTAATGTCACTGCTTTTCaagttttttaaaatttatttttatccatgcagtctgttttttgttttttttctaattgcaTGATTTCGACAGTAGATGGCGACAAGCGACTGTCAGCACTGATTCAGTGCCACTGGATGTTACTCGAAAACTCTGCAGTTAGGCAGTTAAGATGGCCTATCATAACCCTCGGACCCAGAAATATGACTGgacaaacattttatggtcctacgCCTTCCATAGACgatataaataaacatgtaaGTAGATCACTTAACTTATTGATTGCTATCAGGATGTGAACACACTTTCAAAGAAGCACAAcgtaaaatgtttttgaaccaaaACACTTACCTTggctttgtttagaactgttttactGGTTCAGCAAAACTAAGTAACTGGAAATAGTATGTCTAATACTGTGTCTTACTCAATAATAGCTTttacatcatcatcattattattataatgttatactgttGTTATAAAAGCAATATTGCACAGTTGTGACTTTTTCTGAATTTCAGTTGCGATGTAAACTAATCAGAAAACACATTCTTGCTTGTGATATTGTTTAATTATTCTTGATATCATTTAGCAATAGCATTAATTATTAAAATCGTCTAAAAACAATGCTTTATgtgaaaaacaaatattctgaatATCATTTGTGCAATGTAATATTACACACATTATTTATAAAGacggaactgaaaaaaaaacccaaTGAGATTAAGAAAAGTTATTGTAAGACTGAAACTGCTGAGATATTTTATAGTTCATATTTATGCAGAATGAAATGCAGATGTTTCTGTCTGTTATGcctacatacacaaacacacaaccaaAACTAcattacaattataatacatttagcAAAATCAAGTATGTACTGCATTCTAGAAAATACTGAGATACAATTTCGACTGATTTCTAGATATTTTATTGCTACATATGCCAGTCCATATTCATACCAGACACTGACTTTCAATAGCTAACATATCATAAACAATATGGCTAGATTATCATTAAATACAGTAATGAACTGCAGAATAAATGATGTAACACAATGGAGATTTCTCGTTTATTTATAGACtgattcaaatacatttttaaaaaggaatTGTGCCAATGGCGCCATCTAGCGCCTAGCACTGACTCCTGCAGCAGGATGTCCTGAAGGAGCAAAGCAGTGATGTGTTCACTATTTGTCACACctaataataatatgcaaaacAAAGGCAGTGATTTGGGAACTCTAATGGTCATTAAACAGCATTGAGGAAGAATGGACCGtggttttaatttttcattaattaaatgcCTAACTACATCACAAAATGCCTTAATAATTTGTCATCGTTTTTCTCAGACCAAAACTCAGATGCTACATGATTCTGCAACACTGTTTCATATAACTGTAATAAAATGTAGCTAATTTGAAATAAAGGGgtgaaaacattgtaattttaatGCAAGGTTTTTGTAGATCCACATTTATCGTACCGTGCAAATACAAATGACTTTAAAATTGAGAAGGTGTGGTTTGGTTGTGTCTCATTTGTGACCTGATTCACTTCTCTTAATAGTGAGGAATGCAGAAGATGACATTCAGTCAACTTCAGCTAACATATGACTCTTTTCTCTTCACCAGGTCCATTGCAGAAGATCCAGCATGTTTTACCAGAACCTCAGTCCGGATGTTGTAAGGAGAGGGAACGCGATGGAGTATTACAGCAATGGATTTTGCAGAGAACGCAGTGAAGAAAGGACACTCAAGGTCACCTTGCTTGGATATAAGGTCATGGAGGAAAAAACCAAGTTTACAGTAAGGATTTACTAGTTCTTTTCACTCTGCTGTCATGAATTTATATTCGGTTGTCTGTTGTTCATATTTAAAATGTCTAGCCCTCAATGGCCATATTTCTCTCCAAAGTGGGAACTCTATCATCGTTTCctttccctcatgttgttccaaacccgcatGTCTTTGTTTATTCTGCGTGaaacacaatattaataatattattatacttgCATTTAAAGAAAATGGAAAGTGGAGCTTCACACTTTAAAAGGAAACAAAAGCATCATAAACGCATCATACAAGTGTCTTCTAAAGtcattttgtgtctttgtttcaaacaaacctaaataaaaaggcattgttcacccaaaaatgaactcgGCCTCATGTCGTTCCGGAACCTTaaattcagaacacaaattatgatattatttatgaaacctgagagatttctgtctgTCCATTGGAAGTTCATGTAACTGAAACTTTAAGcttataaaaacattgtaaatatgATCCATATGTGTCAATGTGCGTTAATCagttgtttatatgtgaataaaaaccTAAACTAAATCTGTTTAATCTGCATTTACAAATTTTCATGTCTCTTCAGAATACTTGGTTTAAATCACTGAACTGGAATacttttatgtcatttttaatAACGTTTTGAATTGTCAGTTTCATTATAAAGACATTTATTcttgtttcgaagatgaacaaaagtcttgaaggtgagtaaatgatagaattgtcatttttaggggaactatccctttaagaatcacATGGAAAGAGTTGGCAAATGATTCAAAGGCTGTTTTTAGTGATAAAGAGGACATGATGTTCCCTTTTTACTCTTCTCAGGTCTACAAGATCTTAGTGAAGCGTGCACCAGAAGAGAGCTGGCACATTTTTAGACGATACACAGACTTTTCTCGACTACATGACAAGGTCAGGCACAGGTGACTCATGTCAGCTGACAGTCCAGTAATGGAGACATGCTCAGCTTTTCTTAGAATTTCCTTCTTTTAGATGAGGGTGactctttatgtgtgtgttttcagctgaAGGAGGCGTTTCCTTCGTTTAACTTTACCCTACCACCCAAGCGTTGGTTCAAGAACTTCAGCGCTGAATTTCTAGAAGAGAGACAACTGGGCCTACAAAACTTTCTACAAAACCTGATTGCTCATAAAGATGTGAGAATTAGGTACTTACATTACGCTATATGTCATGGTTCCCTCCCCCTTatgttgatccaaacctgtatggcatTCTTTCATCTGCAGAACTCAAAGTATGTATATACTAATGTCACATTTTAATGGAAAACCATGAGGTAACAGAGTAACACTGCTTTCTTTCTACTGAAGTGAGGCAGTCAGAGAATTCCTACGTCTGGATGACCCACCCACTGCTTTTGACGATATTAGAGAGAAATGGGTAAGCTCGctcagttattttaattattttgcattcgGCCAAATATAATGCATCCAATTATCTGGTCACACCAGCTTACAACCACATCCCTGACcacaaccaaaaataaataacacaatggACTAATCTATTTCTCCTGCTGCTCCTACACAAGGCCTTCTGTGAGACACCGGGAGGGACCAACGGTTGCCTTCAAAGAGACTTAatggatgaagagagagagactg contains:
- the ripk2 gene encoding receptor-interacting serine/threonine-protein kinase 2; protein product: MEHTGCVNICSLTSTLPVIPYRKLTDLHYISKGGFGTVFRAQHSDWRTKVAIKCLKLDSPVGERERNCLLKEAEVLHKARFNHIIQIFGVCNEPEFFCIVTEYMTNGSLDELLHEKDMYPAVAWPLRLRILYEIALGVNFLHNMTPPLLHHDLKTQNILMDGEYHVKIADFGLSKWRQLSITKGSSSKPAEMGGTVIYMPPEEYEPSKNRRADVKYDMYSYAIIMWEVLSRRIPYEEATNPMQIMFSVLRGSRPDTGLDSLSADIPSRETLINLMTCGWTTNPDERPSFLNCLIELEPMMRRFDEIDFLEAVLEVKRSKYMKPSSCCSSTQKIQEKIVKEQNVPWPDNSSTSGSGSCSSQEAEMSHPGFLTISTPSQGVSGAQAGPPASLISLPLDPPKPLVDHYSRNNLSPEYQTAQPVSDISIPFKPRAPQSEIDLALAIQPLTLQPHPQDFVTASDTQGPATRWIAARREEIVRQMTEACLNQSLDALLSRELLMREDYELVVNQPTRTAKVRKLLDTCERHSEDFCRVVVRKLQDNKQMGLHPYPDLCTTSPPPPPYTAPSAPFLSNSFNNIRNF
- the LOC132096763 gene encoding sorting nexin-16-like isoform X1, with the translated sequence MTSQLANRRRLINPCSKSCRRGRDFSEHRRSSMFYQNLSPDVVRRGNAMEYYSNGFCRERSEERTLKVTLLGYKVMEEKTKFTVYKILVKRAPEESWHIFRRYTDFSRLHDKLKEAFPSFNFTLPPKRWFKNFSAEFLEERQLGLQNFLQNLIAHKDVRIRYLHYAICHGSLPLMLIQTCMAFFHLQNSNEAVREFLRLDDPPTAFDDIREKWAFCETPGGTNGCLQRDLMDEERETESLRNVLLHKELLISQPERTKNGMYRTQEKLNREPRDVLTAQEYKEVERDALRRPNKCSELGFIRTHGACWCGSANKSPEKHSSKKPIK
- the LOC132096763 gene encoding sorting nexin-16-like isoform X2 yields the protein MTSQLANRRRLINPCSKSCRRGRDFSEHRRSSMFYQNLSPDVVRRGNAMEYYSNGFCRERSEERTLKVTLLGYKVMEEKTKFTVYKILVKRAPEESWHIFRRYTDFSRLHDKLKEAFPSFNFTLPPKRWFKNFSAEFLEERQLGLQNFLQNLIAHKDVRISEAVREFLRLDDPPTAFDDIREKWAFCETPGGTNGCLQRDLMDEERETESLRNVLLHKELLISQPERTKNGMYRTQEKLNREPRDVLTAQEYKEVERDALRRPNKCSELGFIRTHGACWCGSANKSPEKHSSKKPIK
- the LOC132096763 gene encoding sorting nexin-16-like isoform X3, with translation MFYQNLSPDVVRRGNAMEYYSNGFCRERSEERTLKVTLLGYKVMEEKTKFTVYKILVKRAPEESWHIFRRYTDFSRLHDKLKEAFPSFNFTLPPKRWFKNFSAEFLEERQLGLQNFLQNLIAHKDVRIRYLHYAICHGSLPLMLIQTCMAFFHLQNSNEAVREFLRLDDPPTAFDDIREKWAFCETPGGTNGCLQRDLMDEERETESLRNVLLHKELLISQPERTKNGMYRTQEKLNREPRDVLTAQEYKEVERDALRRPNKCSELGFIRTHGACWCGSANKSPEKHSSKKPIK